In the Nitrospirota bacterium genome, TGTCAATATTATTTTTTTTTTTTTTTAGTCTGTAGAATAAGTCCCCTTGATTTCGAAACCCACAGTTTTCGGGGGTTACTTTACCCCTCCCGTCCTTGCGATCGCTCACTACAGCGCATTCTGTGAGGTCGAATCTTTGTCATTCCCTCATATATCTTTCACCATGGACTTTTTCTACAGCCTCAACGAGATGTGTGAGGCGCAGGGGGACAGACCTAAGACTGAAAACGAAAAAGCGCTATTCCCTGTCGCCTCGACACAGGTGTTATACGTGCTCTTAATATTTTCCTTTTGCTCGGAAAGTCCCAATGTGCTTTTTCTCGGGCAGGCCCCGTATTTTAGTCCAATATTCTTCTCTTACGTCTTCATCTATTTCAACGTCAGTTGAATAAAGTGCATCCATTCCGTCTTTTCTGCAGCCGGAGATCCAGTATTCATCCCCGGAATCCACGTCAAAGTAGTTTGATTTAAAGCCTTGGCCTTTCAATGTCTGAAATGTCTTGTCTTTATAATGGATTGATTTTCCTGTCTTCGATAGTTTCACGCGACCGATCCGTGCTGGGCCTGCGAGATCGGTTTTGAGCTCGATGTACATTATTCTTGTTTTATTTGTATTCATATTTCACCGTATAACTAATAATTATACCAACTTCCTATTTATAGCTTTCATGGAAAAAATATAGCATATTTTAAGGTTTTTGATAAAGGGGAAAAACATTTAAATTCAATCGTCACATAAGCACACTGCTTGGTATTTTATGGTAATATGGATAAAAAAGGAAGTTGGTATTTTATGGTGAAATTGTCCAATTCTGTTAAAGAGACTTTACCGGAGTTCCAGAAGTTTCTTCTGGAGCGGAAGCTTGTTCCGGCAAAGAACGTGCCTTTTTTCGCTCACTGGGTAGGCCGGTTTCTTGACTTTGCCAGAAAACGCGAACTCTCCTCCACGGAATATCAGGAGTCCGCGGCCACACCAATCTGCAGACCACTATGATCTATACCCATGTTGCCACAAAAAAACATCCTGGGTGTGCGAAGCCCTCTGGATAGATAAAGCTGGATGGGCCAGGTTTTGCCAGCCTGATAAAAACTTCCTTTCTTGTCATTGTGAGTCAAATTTAGAGATTGCTTCGTCGCTTACGTTCTTCTCTCAAATTCCATTTTTCTAAGCTCATATCTCTTAATCTTCCCGGTTATTGTCTTTGGCAGCTCATGGACAAACTCGATTTTTCGAGGGTATTTATAAGGCGCTGTAGTTTTTTTGGTATGCTCCTGCAACTCTTTTAAAAGACCATCTGAGGGTTCAAAACCTCTTTTAAGAACAACAAACGCTTTAACCACCTCGCCTCTTATTTCATCGGGGCTTGCAACAACCGCAGCCTCTGCCACAGAAGGGTGTTCGAGGAGGGCGCTCTCAACCTCGAATGGGCCAATCCTGTAGCCAGAGCTTAATATTATGTCATCTGCCCTTCCAACAAACCAGAAATAGCCGTCTTCATCTTTATACGCCCTGTCTCCTGTCAGATACCAATTGCCCCTGTAGCATTTTTCTGTGGCTGCAGGTTTTTTAACATACTCCTTAAACAGCCCCACAGGCCTTTCTGGTTTGACCCTGACTGCTATTTCACCTTCAATGTCAGGGCTCAATTCATTCCCCTCATCATCTATTACAGAGACATAAAAGCCAGGCACAGGTCTCCCCATAGAGCCAGGCTTTACTGGTATTGAAGGGAAATTTGCAAGGAGATTTACTGTTTCAGTCTGGCCGTAGCCATCGTATATAAGTCTTTCAGTGCCATTCCTCCACTTTTGTATAACCTCGGGGTTTAGTGGTTCTCCTGCAGCAGCGCAATGTCTTAAATTTTTCAGATTAAATGCCTTTAAATCTTCAAGCACCATCATCCTGTATGCAGTCGGAGGCGCACAGAAGGATGTAACACGGTATTTCTCAAGAACTCCCAGGCAGTAATGGGCGTCAAACTTACCCCTTTTATGGTGAGTAAAGATTGCAGAGCCCATGTGCCAGGGGCCAAAAAAAGCACACCAGGCTGCCTTTGCCCACCCCGTGTCTGAGAGTGTCCAGTGCAGATCATCAGGCTTTAAATCCAGCCAGTATTTCCCTGTTACGATGTGGGCAAGCGGATAAGATGCATGAGTATGAAGGACCATCTTTGGAGGCCCTGTAGTGCCTGAGGTAAAGTAAATGAGGGCGGGTTCGTCAGACATTGTCTCAGTCTTCTCAATTGGAGGAAGGCTGGCCTTGCTGTCATAAGTATCCCAGCCCTTCCGCATCCCATCAATGAGTATCAATCTCTTTACTGTCTGTATACCTGACAAAGCCTCATCAACCTTTCCTGCATTCTCACTATCAGTAATAACAGCCTTGATCTCTGCTGCCTCTATCCTGTAAGAAATGTCCTTAGGGGTCAGGAGGGTCGTGGCAGGGATTGCAATAACCCCAAGCCTCAGCATTCCGAGCATTGAAATCCACCACTCAGGCACCACAGGAAGCATCAGGAGCACCCTGTCTCCTTTGTTGATCTCAAGGGATTTAAGATATGCGGAAAAATGAAGGGAGAGCCTCTTTAACTCATCAAAGGTAAATTTCTTTTCATCGCCATCTTCAGATGTCCAGAAAAGGGCAACCTTATTCGGCTCCTGAGCCC is a window encoding:
- a CDS encoding 1-deoxy-D-xylulose-5-phosphate synthase — translated: MNTNKTRIMYIELKTDLAGPARIGRVKLSKTGKSIHYKDKTFQTLKGQGFKSNYFDVDSGDEYWISGCRKDGMDALYSTDVEIDEDVREEYWTKIRGLPEKKHIGTFRAKGKY
- a CDS encoding AMP-binding protein; amino-acid sequence: MFNYEHEYRTFRLEMPEKFNFSYDVFDKWAQEPNKVALFWTSEDGDEKKFTFDELKRLSLHFSAYLKSLEINKGDRVLLMLPVVPEWWISMLGMLRLGVIAIPATTLLTPKDISYRIEAAEIKAVITDSENAGKVDEALSGIQTVKRLILIDGMRKGWDTYDSKASLPPIEKTETMSDEPALIYFTSGTTGPPKMVLHTHASYPLAHIVTGKYWLDLKPDDLHWTLSDTGWAKAAWCAFFGPWHMGSAIFTHHKRGKFDAHYCLGVLEKYRVTSFCAPPTAYRMMVLEDLKAFNLKNLRHCAAAGEPLNPEVIQKWRNGTERLIYDGYGQTETVNLLANFPSIPVKPGSMGRPVPGFYVSVIDDEGNELSPDIEGEIAVRVKPERPVGLFKEYVKKPAATEKCYRGNWYLTGDRAYKDEDGYFWFVGRADDIILSSGYRIGPFEVESALLEHPSVAEAAVVASPDEIRGEVVKAFVVLKRGFEPSDGLLKELQEHTKKTTAPYKYPRKIEFVHELPKTITGKIKRYELRKMEFERRT